A window of Myxococcales bacterium genomic DNA:
TAAGGGACATTGCCGTCTACCACCGGGCGGAGACCCAGCGAGCGGATCAGCTGAGCATCGAGGTAAAGCGCCTGCGCGCTGATCTGCTGCGCGCCGAAGAGGCGTTGGTCAAAGTGGAATCGGGTTTGCGGGGCAACCACACCCGCGCGAATGCCGTGTCGGAACTCGCGGAAGCCCGCATCCTGGTGAAGCGTGCCGCGCAACGAGCTTCCTGGCGAACCAAAGAAACCAGCGAAGCCCAAAGCAAGCTCGCCGAAGCCGAGCGTCAAGTGCAACAGGGCAATCCCGGTGCTGCTCTCTTCTTCGTATACCGAGCGCGACGTATCGCCGAGCTGGGTCTACTCGAGGCCAAGACAGTCCGATCACAACCCGACACTTACTTCGTGGTGGGCGATCGCGTGAATCTGCGCGCCGGACCCACGACGAACGACCGGGTGCTGCGCGTTCTCGCCAGCGACACCCCTGTGTTCGTCGAGCGCAGTAAGGACGAATGGTTTCTCGTGCGGGTGATCTCCGGATCGGCTGGCTGGATCCATAAGAGTTTGGTGCGCCGCTAACAGCCCGTTGAAGAACCCTGACCGAGCCAGGCACGAATCTCAGTCCAGTTCCTCTGTCACCATCACGCAATCACGTCCGCCGTCCTTCGCCCGGTAGAGTGCCTGGTCGGCACCCGAGAAGAAGGCCTTCGCATCACCTCGATAGACATTTACGCCGACCGACACCGTCAACCTCATGTGTTCACTCGGCAGATCGAGGACGATCGAGCTTGCGGCTACCGATGCGCGAATCTTTTCTGCCAACTTCATGGCACCATCCATGTCCGTCTTCGGCAGGATCAGTGCAAATTCTTCGCCGCCATAGCGCGCCAGGACGTCTGTCTCGCGCACGATCTCGTTCATCACGTTGGCGATCTTGCGCAGGACTTCGTCACCACCGGCATGGCCTATTTTGTCGTTCCATTTCTTGAAGTGGTCGATGTCGATCAAGATCAACGCAAGTGGGTCGCCAACGCGATCAGATCGTTTGATCTCCTTGGCGAGTTGTTCCTGGAAAAAACGGTGATTGTGCAAACTCGTGAGGCCATCGGTGATCGAGAGCTGTTCGAGGACTTCGTTCACCCGCTGCAGTTCGGCGTATTGTTCCCGCATCTGCTGAACGGCCTGCTCGGTCTCCGCCTGACTTCGCTCGAGCGCTTCGGCCTTGCTG
This region includes:
- a CDS encoding SH3 domain-containing protein; translation: MLKLFRNRVRVPISAIALVSILLETGCSQLGTPTPTDSPPLRDIAVYHRAETQRADQLSIEVKRLRADLLRAEEALVKVESGLRGNHTRANAVSELAEARILVKRAAQRASWRTKETSEAQSKLAEAERQVQQGNPGAALFFVYRARRIAELGLLEAKTVRSQPDTYFVVGDRVNLRAGPTTNDRVLRVLASDTPVFVERSKDEWFLVRVISGSAGWIHKSLVRR